One part of the Oncorhynchus kisutch isolate 150728-3 linkage group LG22, Okis_V2, whole genome shotgun sequence genome encodes these proteins:
- the LOC116356309 gene encoding putative protein FAM47C encodes MLICCLFSDHLIAVPQEYFSVLLPSPQEYFSVLLPSPPGEYFSVLLPSPQEYFSVLLPSPQEYFSVLLPSPQEYFSVLLPSPQEYFSVSLAQPPGVLLCSLALPSPRSTSLFSCPAPRSTSLFSCPAPRSTSLFSCPVPRSTSVLLPSPQEYFSVLLPSPQEYFSVLLPSPQEYFSVLLPSPQEYFSVLLPNPQEYFSVLLPSPQEYFSVLLPNPQEYFSVLLPSPQEYFSVLLPSPQEYFSVLLPSPQEYFSVLLPSPQEYFSVLLPSPQEYFSVLLPSPQEYFSVLLPSPQEYFSVLLPSPQEYFSVLLPSPQEYFSVLLPSPQEYFSVLLPSPQEYFSVLLPHNVILGSKKVLFLIVVF; translated from the exons ATGTTGATCTGCTGTTTGTTCAGCGACCACCTGATCGCTG TCCCCCAGGAgtacttctctgttctcttgccCAGTCCCCAGGAgtacttctctgttctcttgccCAGTCCCCCAGGA gagtacttctctgttctcttgccCAGTCCCCAGGAgtacttctctgttctcttgccCAGTCCCCAGGAgtacttctctgttctcttgccCAGTCCCCAGGAgtacttctctgttctcttgccCAGTCCCCAGGAGTACTTCTCTGTTTCTCTTGCCCAGCCCCCAGGAgtacttctctgttctcttgccCTGCCCAGCCCCAGGAgtacttctctgttctcttgcccagcccccaggagtacttctctgttctcttgcccagcccccag GAgtacttctctgttctcttgccCAGTCCCCAGGAGTACTTCTGTTCTCTTGCCCAGCCCCCAGGAgtacttctctgttctcttgcccagcccccaggagtacttctctgttctcttgcccagcccccaggagtacttctctgttctcttgccCAGTCCCCAGGAgtacttctctgttctcttgccCAATCCCCAGGAgtacttctctgttctcttgccCAGTCCCCAGGAgtacttctctgttctcttgccCAATCCCCAGGAgtacttctctgttctcttgcccagcccccaggagtacttctctgttctcttgcccagcccccaggagtacttctctgttctcttgcccagcccccaggagtacttctctgttctcttgccCAGTCCCCAGGAgtacttctctgttctcttgccCAGTCCCCAGGAgtacttctctgttctcttgcccagcccccaggagtacttctctgttctcttgcccagcccccaggagtacttctctgttctcttgcccagcccccaggagtacttctctgttctcttgcccagcccccaggagtacttctctgttctcttgcccagcccccaggagtacttctctgttctcttgcccagcccccaggagtacttctctgttctcttgccCCATAATGTGATTTTGGGTTCTAAAAAAGTATTGTTTTtaattgttgttttttaa